One genomic segment of Sminthopsis crassicaudata isolate SCR6 chromosome 4, ASM4859323v1, whole genome shotgun sequence includes these proteins:
- the MIGA1 gene encoding mitoguardin 1 isoform X3, producing the protein MLEEAGSREPLKTTALRVFHLPLAWCRALIQIRFSPGVKKLFAVTAVSAVSILFLAHHFKRRRGKKKRKGLPWEPEHLALECAKTAASEKGSSCSSSRQNLTLSLSSTKERGSQSGLCPNGGLFSKCSGSVQSLASVQSANSCHSCACGNSSSWDKTDEDDLKLVNIPVTTPENLYLMGMELFEEALRRWEQALTFRSRQAEDEAGCGAIKLGAGDAIAEENVEDIISAEFIHKLESLLQRAYRLQEEFEATLGASDPSSLADIDKDTDITVRAEDLGLRDSLSIASTDSFVSAAELTDHREGRPPYSLDALCRCPLYEEAMHLVEEGKIYSRVLRTEMLECLGDSDFLAKLHCIRQAFQVILSETANRTFLAESGRKILSALIVKARKNPKKFEDVFDEMICFLEQTDHWESTEGELAARGVKNLNFYDIVLDFILMDSFEDLENPPTSIQNVVNNRWLNSSFKETAVASSCWSVLKQKRQQMKIPDGFFAHFYAICEQVSPVLAWGFLGPRNSLYDLCYFFKDQVLYFLKDIFDLEKVRYSSMETLAEDLMQLLMRRTELLMAYLGTDALRHANSCVSGHGHTVSSGLVEARVQ; encoded by the exons ATGCTGGAAGAAGCCGGGAGCCGCGAGCCCTTGAAGACCACGGCCCTGAGAGTGTTCCACCTGCCGCTGGCCTGGTGCCGCGCCCTGATCCAG ATCAGGTTTTCTCCCGGCGTTAAGAAGCTGTTTGCAGTGACTGCGGTCAGTGCCGTGTCGATCCTTTTTCTGGCCCATCACTttaaaagaagaaggggaaagaaaaaaaggaaagggttgCCATGGGAACCTGAGCATCTTGCCCTAGAGTGTGCCAAAACAGCAGCATCTGAAAAAG GCTCCAGCTGTTCCAGCAGCCGGCAGAACCTGACGCTGTCTCTGAGCTCAACGAAGGAACGCGGCTCCCAGTCCGGGCTCTGCCCCAACGGGGGCCTCTTCAGCAAGTGCTCCGGCTCCGTGCAGAGCCTGGCCTCG GTCCAGAGCGCCAATTCCTGCCATAGCTGCGCTTGCGGCAATTCCAGCTCCTGGGACAAAACGGATGAAGATGATCTAAAGCTGGTCAACATCCCCGTGACCACGCCCGAGAACTTGTACCTGATGG GTATGGAGCTGTTTGAGGAGGCCCTGCGGCGGTGGGAGCAGGCGCTGACCTTCCGCAGCCGACAGGCCGAGGACGAGGCCGGCTGCGGCGCCATCAAGCTGGGCGCGGGCGACGCCATCGCCGAGGAGAACGTCGAG GACATCATCAGCGCCGAGTTCATCCACAAGCTGGAGTCGCTGCTGCAGAGGGCTTACCGCCTCCAGGAGGAGTTTGAGGCCACGCTGGGGGCCTCGGATCCCAGCTCCCTCGCCGACATCG ACAAAGACACGGACATCACCGTGCGGGCCGAGGACCTGGGCCTCCGAGACTCGCTGAGCATCGCCTCCACCGACTCCTTCGTTTCAGCCGCAGAG CTCACAGACCACCGGGAGGGGCGGCCCCCGTACAGCCTGGATGCGCTCTGCCGCTGCCCCTTGTACGAAGAGGCCATGCACCtggtggaggaggggaaaatctacTCCAGAGTCCTCAG AACTGAGATGTTGGAGTGCCTGGGAGACAGCGACTTTCTGGCCAAGCTGCACTGTATCCGGCAGGCTTTCCAG GTCATTCTTTCAGAAACGGCCAATAGGACGTTTCTGGCCGAGAGCGGCAGGAAGATTCTGTCGGCCTTAATCGTGAAGGCGCGAAAG AACCCAAAGAAATTTGAAGATGTTTTTGATGAAATGATCTGTTTTTTAGAGCAGACAGACCACTGGGAGAGCACCGAGGGGGAGCTGGCCGCCAGGGGG GTGAAAAATCTCAATTTCTATGACATTGTCCTGGATTTCATATTAATGGATTCCTTTGAAGACTTGGAAAACCCGCCCACCTCCATCCAGAACGTGGTCAATAATCGCTGGCTGAACTCCTCCTTCAAAGAAACC GCCGTGGCGTCCAGCTGCTGGTCCGTGCTCAAGCAGAAGAGGCAGCAGATGAAG ATTCCGGATGGCTTCTTTGCCCACTTCTATGCCATTTGTGAGCAAGTCAGTCCTGTCTTAGCCTGGGGCTTTTTGGGCCCAAGAAATTCCCTCTATGATTTATGTTACTTCTTTAAG GACCAAGTCCTCTACTTCCTCAAAGACATCTTCGACCTGGAGAAGGTCCGCTACTCCAGCATGGAGACCCTAGCCGAGGACCTGATGCAGCTGCTAATGCGCCGCACTGAGCTCCTGATGGCCTACCTGGGCACTGATGCCCTGAGACACGCCAACAGCTGCGTCAGCGGCCACGGCCACACCGTGTCCAGCGGCCTGGTGGAAGCCAGAGTCCAGTGA
- the MIGA1 gene encoding mitoguardin 1 isoform X2, translating into MLEEAGSREPLKTTALRVFHLPLAWCRALIQIRFSPGVKKLFAVTAVSAVSILFLAHHFKRRRGKKKRKGLPWEPEHLALECAKTAASEKGSSCSSSRQNLTLSLSSTKERGSQSGLCPNGGLFSKCSGSVQSLASVQSANSCHSCACGNSSSWDKTDEDDLKLVNIPVTTPENLYLMGMELFEEALRRWEQALTFRSRQAEDEAGCGAIKLGAGDAIAEENVEDIISAEFIHKLESLLQRAYRLQEEFEATLGASDPSSLADIDKDTDITVRAEDLGLRDSLSIASTDSFVSAAEPGPFGASFCGKGERLWGAPSLRLTVPSPQLTDHREGRPPYSLDALCRCPLYEEAMHLVEEGKIYSRVLRTEMLECLGDSDFLAKLHCIRQAFQVILSETANRTFLAESGRKILSALIVKARKTDHWESTEGELAARGVKNLNFYDIVLDFILMDSFEDLENPPTSIQNVVNNRWLNSSFKETAVASSCWSVLKQKRQQMKIPDGFFAHFYAICEQVSPVLAWGFLGPRNSLYDLCYFFKDQVLYFLKDIFDLEKVRYSSMETLAEDLMQLLMRRTELLMAYLGTDALRHANSCVSGHGHTVSSGLVEARVQ; encoded by the exons ATGCTGGAAGAAGCCGGGAGCCGCGAGCCCTTGAAGACCACGGCCCTGAGAGTGTTCCACCTGCCGCTGGCCTGGTGCCGCGCCCTGATCCAG ATCAGGTTTTCTCCCGGCGTTAAGAAGCTGTTTGCAGTGACTGCGGTCAGTGCCGTGTCGATCCTTTTTCTGGCCCATCACTttaaaagaagaaggggaaagaaaaaaaggaaagggttgCCATGGGAACCTGAGCATCTTGCCCTAGAGTGTGCCAAAACAGCAGCATCTGAAAAAG GCTCCAGCTGTTCCAGCAGCCGGCAGAACCTGACGCTGTCTCTGAGCTCAACGAAGGAACGCGGCTCCCAGTCCGGGCTCTGCCCCAACGGGGGCCTCTTCAGCAAGTGCTCCGGCTCCGTGCAGAGCCTGGCCTCG GTCCAGAGCGCCAATTCCTGCCATAGCTGCGCTTGCGGCAATTCCAGCTCCTGGGACAAAACGGATGAAGATGATCTAAAGCTGGTCAACATCCCCGTGACCACGCCCGAGAACTTGTACCTGATGG GTATGGAGCTGTTTGAGGAGGCCCTGCGGCGGTGGGAGCAGGCGCTGACCTTCCGCAGCCGACAGGCCGAGGACGAGGCCGGCTGCGGCGCCATCAAGCTGGGCGCGGGCGACGCCATCGCCGAGGAGAACGTCGAG GACATCATCAGCGCCGAGTTCATCCACAAGCTGGAGTCGCTGCTGCAGAGGGCTTACCGCCTCCAGGAGGAGTTTGAGGCCACGCTGGGGGCCTCGGATCCCAGCTCCCTCGCCGACATCG ACAAAGACACGGACATCACCGTGCGGGCCGAGGACCTGGGCCTCCGAGACTCGCTGAGCATCGCCTCCACCGACTCCTTCGTTTCAGCCGCAGAG CCCGGCCCCTTCGGGGCGTCATTCTGTGGCAAAGGTGAACGTCTTTGGGGGGCGCCTTCGCTCCGGCTGACCGTTCCATCCCCCCAGCTCACAGACCACCGGGAGGGGCGGCCCCCGTACAGCCTGGATGCGCTCTGCCGCTGCCCCTTGTACGAAGAGGCCATGCACCtggtggaggaggggaaaatctacTCCAGAGTCCTCAG AACTGAGATGTTGGAGTGCCTGGGAGACAGCGACTTTCTGGCCAAGCTGCACTGTATCCGGCAGGCTTTCCAG GTCATTCTTTCAGAAACGGCCAATAGGACGTTTCTGGCCGAGAGCGGCAGGAAGATTCTGTCGGCCTTAATCGTGAAGGCGCGAAAG ACAGACCACTGGGAGAGCACCGAGGGGGAGCTGGCCGCCAGGGGG GTGAAAAATCTCAATTTCTATGACATTGTCCTGGATTTCATATTAATGGATTCCTTTGAAGACTTGGAAAACCCGCCCACCTCCATCCAGAACGTGGTCAATAATCGCTGGCTGAACTCCTCCTTCAAAGAAACC GCCGTGGCGTCCAGCTGCTGGTCCGTGCTCAAGCAGAAGAGGCAGCAGATGAAG ATTCCGGATGGCTTCTTTGCCCACTTCTATGCCATTTGTGAGCAAGTCAGTCCTGTCTTAGCCTGGGGCTTTTTGGGCCCAAGAAATTCCCTCTATGATTTATGTTACTTCTTTAAG GACCAAGTCCTCTACTTCCTCAAAGACATCTTCGACCTGGAGAAGGTCCGCTACTCCAGCATGGAGACCCTAGCCGAGGACCTGATGCAGCTGCTAATGCGCCGCACTGAGCTCCTGATGGCCTACCTGGGCACTGATGCCCTGAGACACGCCAACAGCTGCGTCAGCGGCCACGGCCACACCGTGTCCAGCGGCCTGGTGGAAGCCAGAGTCCAGTGA
- the MIGA1 gene encoding mitoguardin 1 isoform X1, with amino-acid sequence MLEEAGSREPLKTTALRVFHLPLAWCRALIQIRFSPGVKKLFAVTAVSAVSILFLAHHFKRRRGKKKRKGLPWEPEHLALECAKTAASEKGSSCSSSRQNLTLSLSSTKERGSQSGLCPNGGLFSKCSGSVQSLASVQSANSCHSCACGNSSSWDKTDEDDLKLVNIPVTTPENLYLMGMELFEEALRRWEQALTFRSRQAEDEAGCGAIKLGAGDAIAEENVEDIISAEFIHKLESLLQRAYRLQEEFEATLGASDPSSLADIDKDTDITVRAEDLGLRDSLSIASTDSFVSAAEPGPFGASFCGKGERLWGAPSLRLTVPSPQLTDHREGRPPYSLDALCRCPLYEEAMHLVEEGKIYSRVLRTEMLECLGDSDFLAKLHCIRQAFQVILSETANRTFLAESGRKILSALIVKARKNPKKFEDVFDEMICFLEQTDHWESTEGELAARGVKNLNFYDIVLDFILMDSFEDLENPPTSIQNVVNNRWLNSSFKETAVASSCWSVLKQKRQQMKIPDGFFAHFYAICEQVSPVLAWGFLGPRNSLYDLCYFFKDQVLYFLKDIFDLEKVRYSSMETLAEDLMQLLMRRTELLMAYLGTDALRHANSCVSGHGHTVSSGLVEARVQ; translated from the exons ATGCTGGAAGAAGCCGGGAGCCGCGAGCCCTTGAAGACCACGGCCCTGAGAGTGTTCCACCTGCCGCTGGCCTGGTGCCGCGCCCTGATCCAG ATCAGGTTTTCTCCCGGCGTTAAGAAGCTGTTTGCAGTGACTGCGGTCAGTGCCGTGTCGATCCTTTTTCTGGCCCATCACTttaaaagaagaaggggaaagaaaaaaaggaaagggttgCCATGGGAACCTGAGCATCTTGCCCTAGAGTGTGCCAAAACAGCAGCATCTGAAAAAG GCTCCAGCTGTTCCAGCAGCCGGCAGAACCTGACGCTGTCTCTGAGCTCAACGAAGGAACGCGGCTCCCAGTCCGGGCTCTGCCCCAACGGGGGCCTCTTCAGCAAGTGCTCCGGCTCCGTGCAGAGCCTGGCCTCG GTCCAGAGCGCCAATTCCTGCCATAGCTGCGCTTGCGGCAATTCCAGCTCCTGGGACAAAACGGATGAAGATGATCTAAAGCTGGTCAACATCCCCGTGACCACGCCCGAGAACTTGTACCTGATGG GTATGGAGCTGTTTGAGGAGGCCCTGCGGCGGTGGGAGCAGGCGCTGACCTTCCGCAGCCGACAGGCCGAGGACGAGGCCGGCTGCGGCGCCATCAAGCTGGGCGCGGGCGACGCCATCGCCGAGGAGAACGTCGAG GACATCATCAGCGCCGAGTTCATCCACAAGCTGGAGTCGCTGCTGCAGAGGGCTTACCGCCTCCAGGAGGAGTTTGAGGCCACGCTGGGGGCCTCGGATCCCAGCTCCCTCGCCGACATCG ACAAAGACACGGACATCACCGTGCGGGCCGAGGACCTGGGCCTCCGAGACTCGCTGAGCATCGCCTCCACCGACTCCTTCGTTTCAGCCGCAGAG CCCGGCCCCTTCGGGGCGTCATTCTGTGGCAAAGGTGAACGTCTTTGGGGGGCGCCTTCGCTCCGGCTGACCGTTCCATCCCCCCAGCTCACAGACCACCGGGAGGGGCGGCCCCCGTACAGCCTGGATGCGCTCTGCCGCTGCCCCTTGTACGAAGAGGCCATGCACCtggtggaggaggggaaaatctacTCCAGAGTCCTCAG AACTGAGATGTTGGAGTGCCTGGGAGACAGCGACTTTCTGGCCAAGCTGCACTGTATCCGGCAGGCTTTCCAG GTCATTCTTTCAGAAACGGCCAATAGGACGTTTCTGGCCGAGAGCGGCAGGAAGATTCTGTCGGCCTTAATCGTGAAGGCGCGAAAG AACCCAAAGAAATTTGAAGATGTTTTTGATGAAATGATCTGTTTTTTAGAGCAGACAGACCACTGGGAGAGCACCGAGGGGGAGCTGGCCGCCAGGGGG GTGAAAAATCTCAATTTCTATGACATTGTCCTGGATTTCATATTAATGGATTCCTTTGAAGACTTGGAAAACCCGCCCACCTCCATCCAGAACGTGGTCAATAATCGCTGGCTGAACTCCTCCTTCAAAGAAACC GCCGTGGCGTCCAGCTGCTGGTCCGTGCTCAAGCAGAAGAGGCAGCAGATGAAG ATTCCGGATGGCTTCTTTGCCCACTTCTATGCCATTTGTGAGCAAGTCAGTCCTGTCTTAGCCTGGGGCTTTTTGGGCCCAAGAAATTCCCTCTATGATTTATGTTACTTCTTTAAG GACCAAGTCCTCTACTTCCTCAAAGACATCTTCGACCTGGAGAAGGTCCGCTACTCCAGCATGGAGACCCTAGCCGAGGACCTGATGCAGCTGCTAATGCGCCGCACTGAGCTCCTGATGGCCTACCTGGGCACTGATGCCCTGAGACACGCCAACAGCTGCGTCAGCGGCCACGGCCACACCGTGTCCAGCGGCCTGGTGGAAGCCAGAGTCCAGTGA
- the MIGA1 gene encoding mitoguardin 1 isoform X4, translated as MLEEAGSREPLKTTALRVFHLPLAWCRALIQIRFSPGVKKLFAVTAVSAVSILFLAHHFKRRRGKKKRKGLPWEPEHLALECAKTAASEKGSSCSSSRQNLTLSLSSTKERGSQSGLCPNGGLFSKCSGSVQSLASVQSANSCHSCACGNSSSWDKTDEDDLKLVNIPVTTPENLYLMGMELFEEALRRWEQALTFRSRQAEDEAGCGAIKLGAGDAIAEENVEDIISAEFIHKLESLLQRAYRLQEEFEATLGASDPSSLADIDKDTDITVRAEDLGLRDSLSIASTDSFVSAAEPGPFGASFCGKGERLWGAPSLRLTVPSPQLTDHREGRPPYSLDALCRCPLYEEAMHLVEEGKIYSRVLRTEMLECLGDSDFLAKLHCIRQAFQNPKKFEDVFDEMICFLEQTDHWESTEGELAARGVKNLNFYDIVLDFILMDSFEDLENPPTSIQNVVNNRWLNSSFKETAVASSCWSVLKQKRQQMKIPDGFFAHFYAICEQVSPVLAWGFLGPRNSLYDLCYFFKDQVLYFLKDIFDLEKVRYSSMETLAEDLMQLLMRRTELLMAYLGTDALRHANSCVSGHGHTVSSGLVEARVQ; from the exons ATGCTGGAAGAAGCCGGGAGCCGCGAGCCCTTGAAGACCACGGCCCTGAGAGTGTTCCACCTGCCGCTGGCCTGGTGCCGCGCCCTGATCCAG ATCAGGTTTTCTCCCGGCGTTAAGAAGCTGTTTGCAGTGACTGCGGTCAGTGCCGTGTCGATCCTTTTTCTGGCCCATCACTttaaaagaagaaggggaaagaaaaaaaggaaagggttgCCATGGGAACCTGAGCATCTTGCCCTAGAGTGTGCCAAAACAGCAGCATCTGAAAAAG GCTCCAGCTGTTCCAGCAGCCGGCAGAACCTGACGCTGTCTCTGAGCTCAACGAAGGAACGCGGCTCCCAGTCCGGGCTCTGCCCCAACGGGGGCCTCTTCAGCAAGTGCTCCGGCTCCGTGCAGAGCCTGGCCTCG GTCCAGAGCGCCAATTCCTGCCATAGCTGCGCTTGCGGCAATTCCAGCTCCTGGGACAAAACGGATGAAGATGATCTAAAGCTGGTCAACATCCCCGTGACCACGCCCGAGAACTTGTACCTGATGG GTATGGAGCTGTTTGAGGAGGCCCTGCGGCGGTGGGAGCAGGCGCTGACCTTCCGCAGCCGACAGGCCGAGGACGAGGCCGGCTGCGGCGCCATCAAGCTGGGCGCGGGCGACGCCATCGCCGAGGAGAACGTCGAG GACATCATCAGCGCCGAGTTCATCCACAAGCTGGAGTCGCTGCTGCAGAGGGCTTACCGCCTCCAGGAGGAGTTTGAGGCCACGCTGGGGGCCTCGGATCCCAGCTCCCTCGCCGACATCG ACAAAGACACGGACATCACCGTGCGGGCCGAGGACCTGGGCCTCCGAGACTCGCTGAGCATCGCCTCCACCGACTCCTTCGTTTCAGCCGCAGAG CCCGGCCCCTTCGGGGCGTCATTCTGTGGCAAAGGTGAACGTCTTTGGGGGGCGCCTTCGCTCCGGCTGACCGTTCCATCCCCCCAGCTCACAGACCACCGGGAGGGGCGGCCCCCGTACAGCCTGGATGCGCTCTGCCGCTGCCCCTTGTACGAAGAGGCCATGCACCtggtggaggaggggaaaatctacTCCAGAGTCCTCAG AACTGAGATGTTGGAGTGCCTGGGAGACAGCGACTTTCTGGCCAAGCTGCACTGTATCCGGCAGGCTTTCCAG AACCCAAAGAAATTTGAAGATGTTTTTGATGAAATGATCTGTTTTTTAGAGCAGACAGACCACTGGGAGAGCACCGAGGGGGAGCTGGCCGCCAGGGGG GTGAAAAATCTCAATTTCTATGACATTGTCCTGGATTTCATATTAATGGATTCCTTTGAAGACTTGGAAAACCCGCCCACCTCCATCCAGAACGTGGTCAATAATCGCTGGCTGAACTCCTCCTTCAAAGAAACC GCCGTGGCGTCCAGCTGCTGGTCCGTGCTCAAGCAGAAGAGGCAGCAGATGAAG ATTCCGGATGGCTTCTTTGCCCACTTCTATGCCATTTGTGAGCAAGTCAGTCCTGTCTTAGCCTGGGGCTTTTTGGGCCCAAGAAATTCCCTCTATGATTTATGTTACTTCTTTAAG GACCAAGTCCTCTACTTCCTCAAAGACATCTTCGACCTGGAGAAGGTCCGCTACTCCAGCATGGAGACCCTAGCCGAGGACCTGATGCAGCTGCTAATGCGCCGCACTGAGCTCCTGATGGCCTACCTGGGCACTGATGCCCTGAGACACGCCAACAGCTGCGTCAGCGGCCACGGCCACACCGTGTCCAGCGGCCTGGTGGAAGCCAGAGTCCAGTGA
- the MIGA1 gene encoding mitoguardin 1 isoform X5 — protein MLEEAGSREPLKTTALRVFHLPLAWCRALIQIRFSPGVKKLFAVTAVSAVSILFLAHHFKRRRGKKKRKGLPWEPEHLALECAKTAASEKGSSCSSSRQNLTLSLSSTKERGSQSGLCPNGGLFSKCSGSVQSLASVQSANSCHSCACGNSSSWDKTDEDDLKLVNIPVTTPENLYLMGMELFEEALRRWEQALTFRSRQAEDEAGCGAIKLGAGDAIAEENVEDIISAEFIHKLESLLQRAYRLQEEFEATLGASDPSSLADIDKDTDITVRAEDLGLRDSLSIASTDSFVSAAEPGPFGASFCGKGERLWGAPSLRLTVPSPQLTDHREGRPPYSLDALCRCPLYEEAMHLVEEGKIYSRVLRTEMLECLGDSDFLAKLHCIRQAFQTDHWESTEGELAARGVKNLNFYDIVLDFILMDSFEDLENPPTSIQNVVNNRWLNSSFKETAVASSCWSVLKQKRQQMKIPDGFFAHFYAICEQVSPVLAWGFLGPRNSLYDLCYFFKDQVLYFLKDIFDLEKVRYSSMETLAEDLMQLLMRRTELLMAYLGTDALRHANSCVSGHGHTVSSGLVEARVQ, from the exons ATGCTGGAAGAAGCCGGGAGCCGCGAGCCCTTGAAGACCACGGCCCTGAGAGTGTTCCACCTGCCGCTGGCCTGGTGCCGCGCCCTGATCCAG ATCAGGTTTTCTCCCGGCGTTAAGAAGCTGTTTGCAGTGACTGCGGTCAGTGCCGTGTCGATCCTTTTTCTGGCCCATCACTttaaaagaagaaggggaaagaaaaaaaggaaagggttgCCATGGGAACCTGAGCATCTTGCCCTAGAGTGTGCCAAAACAGCAGCATCTGAAAAAG GCTCCAGCTGTTCCAGCAGCCGGCAGAACCTGACGCTGTCTCTGAGCTCAACGAAGGAACGCGGCTCCCAGTCCGGGCTCTGCCCCAACGGGGGCCTCTTCAGCAAGTGCTCCGGCTCCGTGCAGAGCCTGGCCTCG GTCCAGAGCGCCAATTCCTGCCATAGCTGCGCTTGCGGCAATTCCAGCTCCTGGGACAAAACGGATGAAGATGATCTAAAGCTGGTCAACATCCCCGTGACCACGCCCGAGAACTTGTACCTGATGG GTATGGAGCTGTTTGAGGAGGCCCTGCGGCGGTGGGAGCAGGCGCTGACCTTCCGCAGCCGACAGGCCGAGGACGAGGCCGGCTGCGGCGCCATCAAGCTGGGCGCGGGCGACGCCATCGCCGAGGAGAACGTCGAG GACATCATCAGCGCCGAGTTCATCCACAAGCTGGAGTCGCTGCTGCAGAGGGCTTACCGCCTCCAGGAGGAGTTTGAGGCCACGCTGGGGGCCTCGGATCCCAGCTCCCTCGCCGACATCG ACAAAGACACGGACATCACCGTGCGGGCCGAGGACCTGGGCCTCCGAGACTCGCTGAGCATCGCCTCCACCGACTCCTTCGTTTCAGCCGCAGAG CCCGGCCCCTTCGGGGCGTCATTCTGTGGCAAAGGTGAACGTCTTTGGGGGGCGCCTTCGCTCCGGCTGACCGTTCCATCCCCCCAGCTCACAGACCACCGGGAGGGGCGGCCCCCGTACAGCCTGGATGCGCTCTGCCGCTGCCCCTTGTACGAAGAGGCCATGCACCtggtggaggaggggaaaatctacTCCAGAGTCCTCAG AACTGAGATGTTGGAGTGCCTGGGAGACAGCGACTTTCTGGCCAAGCTGCACTGTATCCGGCAGGCTTTCCAG ACAGACCACTGGGAGAGCACCGAGGGGGAGCTGGCCGCCAGGGGG GTGAAAAATCTCAATTTCTATGACATTGTCCTGGATTTCATATTAATGGATTCCTTTGAAGACTTGGAAAACCCGCCCACCTCCATCCAGAACGTGGTCAATAATCGCTGGCTGAACTCCTCCTTCAAAGAAACC GCCGTGGCGTCCAGCTGCTGGTCCGTGCTCAAGCAGAAGAGGCAGCAGATGAAG ATTCCGGATGGCTTCTTTGCCCACTTCTATGCCATTTGTGAGCAAGTCAGTCCTGTCTTAGCCTGGGGCTTTTTGGGCCCAAGAAATTCCCTCTATGATTTATGTTACTTCTTTAAG GACCAAGTCCTCTACTTCCTCAAAGACATCTTCGACCTGGAGAAGGTCCGCTACTCCAGCATGGAGACCCTAGCCGAGGACCTGATGCAGCTGCTAATGCGCCGCACTGAGCTCCTGATGGCCTACCTGGGCACTGATGCCCTGAGACACGCCAACAGCTGCGTCAGCGGCCACGGCCACACCGTGTCCAGCGGCCTGGTGGAAGCCAGAGTCCAGTGA